In Achromobacter xylosoxidans A8, a single window of DNA contains:
- a CDS encoding efflux transporter outer membrane subunit, with protein MKAVSPICKPAVLALLLALGGCGSLLHTDFEPPLTSTPAAWSHAPAGSAQPEPLADGGEWWRNFSDPTLNGLVDAALARNNDLAAAAIRVRRAQYQAGITEDKLLPQLGGSADVTRNRNLYGDRAISRTNAAQLTVSYEVDLWGKLSSQRDAAQWDALATEQDRQSAALSLVGTTATLYWQTAFINQRIASSAESIAYARKTQDLVRAQYAAGGASALEMAEAEQTVASQEAAHALLVQQRVEYANALAILFDGPPDRMMADPARLPQYPLPQARAGVPAELLGRRPDLRAAELRLRQSLSTVDATRASFYPPLTLTGALGSSSPTLSDVLKNPVGSLGAALTLPFLQWNQMQLNIKISKADYEERVVNFRQALYQAMADVENALSNRTQLRLQGEQLDASLKAAREAERLYEVRYRAGAVPLKDWLDAQEKRRVAEVSRDENMLNRLVNQVTVYQALGGDDDGRGGSGVAAGVAAGS; from the coding sequence ATGAAAGCGGTTTCCCCGATCTGCAAACCCGCCGTCTTGGCCTTGCTGCTGGCCCTGGGCGGCTGCGGCAGCCTGCTGCACACCGACTTCGAGCCGCCGTTGACCTCCACGCCCGCGGCCTGGTCTCATGCGCCGGCTGGCAGCGCCCAGCCTGAGCCGCTGGCCGATGGCGGCGAGTGGTGGCGCAACTTCAGCGATCCTACGCTCAACGGTCTGGTCGATGCCGCACTGGCGCGCAACAACGATCTGGCCGCCGCCGCGATCCGGGTGCGCCGGGCCCAATACCAGGCAGGGATTACCGAGGACAAGCTGTTGCCGCAACTGGGCGGCAGCGCCGATGTGACGCGCAACCGCAACCTGTACGGCGATCGAGCTATCTCCCGGACCAATGCGGCGCAGCTCACCGTCAGCTACGAAGTAGACCTGTGGGGCAAGCTGTCCAGCCAGCGCGACGCGGCGCAATGGGACGCGCTGGCGACCGAGCAGGACCGCCAGAGCGCCGCGTTGTCGCTGGTGGGCACCACCGCCACGCTGTACTGGCAGACCGCCTTCATCAACCAGCGTATCGCCAGCAGCGCCGAGAGCATCGCCTACGCGCGCAAGACGCAGGACCTGGTGCGGGCGCAATACGCGGCGGGCGGCGCGTCGGCGCTGGAAATGGCCGAGGCCGAACAGACCGTAGCCAGCCAGGAAGCCGCGCACGCGCTGCTGGTGCAGCAGCGGGTGGAATACGCGAATGCGCTGGCCATTCTGTTCGACGGCCCGCCGGACCGCATGATGGCCGATCCCGCACGGCTGCCGCAGTATCCGCTGCCGCAAGCCCGCGCCGGCGTGCCAGCGGAACTGCTGGGCCGCCGCCCCGATCTGCGCGCCGCCGAGCTGCGGCTGCGCCAGTCCCTGTCCACGGTCGACGCGACCCGCGCCAGCTTCTACCCGCCGTTGACGCTGACCGGCGCGTTGGGAAGTTCGAGCCCGACGCTGTCCGATGTACTCAAGAACCCGGTCGGTTCGCTGGGCGCGGCGCTGACGCTGCCGTTCCTGCAATGGAACCAGATGCAGCTCAACATCAAGATCTCCAAGGCCGACTACGAGGAGCGCGTGGTGAACTTCCGGCAGGCGCTGTACCAGGCGATGGCGGATGTCGAGAACGCCTTGTCGAACCGCACCCAGCTGCGCTTGCAGGGCGAGCAGCTGGACGCGTCGTTGAAGGCGGCGCGCGAGGCTGAGCGGCTGTACGAAGTGCGCTATCGGGCGGGGGCGGTGCCGTTGAAGGACTGGCTGGATGCGCAGGAGAAGCGGCGGGTGGCTGAGGTTTCCCGGGATGAGAATATGTTGAATCGGTTGGTGAATCAGGTGACGGTTTATCAGGCGCTTGGTGGGGATGATGATGGTCGAGGCGGTTCGGGAGTTGCTGCTGGCGTTGCGGCGGGTTCTTGA
- a CDS encoding IclR family transcriptional regulator: MALLRLITTHNRTGLRLTDLHRMSEIEKPTVHRILQGLLSEGMLRQDAASKRYFLGAAMYEMGLAAAPRMAVRDVCHPYLRVLAEQTGDTVFLIERSKFDGVCMDRAEGSFPIKALILDVGRRRPLTVGGGSLAILSALSESEAQRICDINDARSKERFPRYSPEELQRDLAEARARGYVIKDALEIPGVRTVAVPIRQPDGAPVGAISVTAIAARLDQNRSTLVAGYLTDAVTQIEAELAGRAS; encoded by the coding sequence ATGGCGCTGCTGCGCCTGATCACGACGCACAACCGGACGGGATTGCGACTGACCGACCTGCACAGAATGAGTGAGATCGAGAAGCCCACTGTCCATCGCATCCTGCAAGGCTTGCTCAGTGAAGGAATGCTGCGGCAGGACGCCGCCAGCAAGCGCTATTTTCTTGGCGCCGCCATGTACGAAATGGGCCTTGCCGCCGCGCCGCGAATGGCCGTTCGAGACGTATGCCATCCGTACTTGAGAGTGTTGGCGGAACAGACCGGCGATACGGTCTTTCTCATCGAGCGCTCCAAGTTCGACGGCGTCTGCATGGATCGAGCCGAGGGAAGCTTTCCGATCAAGGCCCTGATCCTGGATGTCGGCCGCCGCCGACCGCTTACGGTGGGCGGCGGCAGCCTGGCGATCCTGTCCGCCCTGTCCGAGTCCGAAGCGCAAAGAATCTGCGATATCAATGACGCCCGCAGTAAAGAACGGTTCCCGCGCTACAGCCCCGAGGAACTGCAGCGCGATCTGGCTGAAGCGCGCGCACGCGGATACGTCATCAAGGACGCGCTCGAGATCCCCGGCGTCAGAACGGTGGCCGTCCCGATACGCCAACCGGATGGCGCCCCGGTCGGCGCGATCAGCGTCACGGCGATCGCAGCCCGCCTGGACCAGAATCGCAGCACTTTGGTTGCCGGCTACCTCACCGACGCAGTCACGCAGATCGAGGCCGAACTAGCTGGCCGCGCCAGCTAG